From bacterium, the proteins below share one genomic window:
- a CDS encoding prepilin-type N-terminal cleavage/methylation domain-containing protein — protein MMLKHTSERGVSMMEMMIVVVIVGLLSALAVPNFGGAIKKMKFDNTGREIVSTMRYARAAAVGQQRPLGVFYRQRCEGYDHLRRPAQPRTGYL, from the coding sequence ATGATGCTGAAACATACTTCCGAACGCGGCGTGTCGATGATGGAGATGATGATTGTCGTCGTCATTGTCGGCTTGCTGTCTGCTTTGGCCGTTCCCAATTTCGGCGGGGCAATCAAGAAAATGAAATTCGACAATACCGGGCGCGAAATTGTCAGCACCATGCGCTATGCCCGCGCAGCGGCAGTTGGACAACAGCGTCCCCTTGGTGTTTTTTATAGACAACGATGCGAAGGTTATGATCACCTTCGTCGACCTGCTCAACCCCGAACTGGGTACTTATGA
- the pilM gene encoding type IV pilus assembly protein PilM, producing the protein MLFGQGSKTTVGLDIGASSIKCVKLERRNGTYALLALESRDLPPEAIVSDEIKDRDTVIFNIQSVIDMVDPRTKDVVVSVSGHGVITDKFTLDKKTGPEAEQAILFEAEQRAPYDLDDVTMDYHVLSVDDVNNKMDVLLVAARNDFLKQYLDLLTDANLRPVIVDTDAFAVLNAYEINYDIHPERVTALVNIGYDNTNVVFIKDGIYHSTRDVAAGGRNIFDTIQKEFRLNQELTMKAIKGEMEASIDQDMLKATIVTSAEELISGLEVAFSYFRSLAKVDKIDWVVLSGGGALMPHLPEFLQSKLNIPIEIANPLRNIEYDPDLFTNVQPERIAPLLAVPIGLAARKV; encoded by the coding sequence ATGCTGTTTGGACAAGGTAGCAAGACGACCGTCGGCCTCGATATTGGCGCCTCTTCAATCAAGTGCGTCAAGCTCGAACGCCGCAACGGCACCTACGCGCTTCTGGCGCTGGAATCGCGTGATCTCCCGCCTGAGGCAATTGTCTCAGACGAAATCAAGGATCGCGATACTGTAATTTTCAACATCCAATCCGTCATCGACATGGTCGACCCGCGAACGAAAGATGTTGTCGTTTCGGTTTCCGGTCATGGCGTCATCACGGACAAGTTCACCCTCGACAAGAAGACCGGCCCCGAAGCGGAGCAGGCGATTCTCTTCGAAGCGGAGCAACGCGCTCCTTACGATCTCGACGATGTCACCATGGACTATCACGTCCTCAGCGTCGACGACGTCAACAACAAGATGGACGTCCTGCTCGTTGCCGCGCGCAATGACTTCCTCAAGCAGTACCTCGATCTGCTGACCGATGCGAATCTGCGTCCGGTCATCGTCGACACCGACGCCTTCGCCGTGCTCAATGCCTATGAAATCAACTACGATATCCATCCCGAACGCGTTACCGCGCTGGTGAACATCGGCTACGACAACACCAACGTCGTGTTCATCAAGGATGGCATCTACCACTCGACCCGCGATGTCGCCGCCGGCGGCAGAAACATCTTCGATACCATTCAGAAGGAATTCCGTCTGAACCAGGAATTGACGATGAAAGCGATCAAGGGCGAGATGGAAGCCTCCATCGATCAGGACATGCTGAAAGCAACAATCGTAACTTCCGCCGAAGAGTTGATCTCCGGCCTCGAAGTCGCTTTCTCGTATTTCCGTTCGCTGGCAAAAGTTGACAAGATTGACTGGGTGGTGCTTTCCGGTGGCGGCGCATTGATGCCGCATCTGCCGGAATTCCTTCAATCGAAACTGAACATTCCGATTGAAATCGCCAACCCACTGCGCAACATCGAATATGATCCGGACCTTTTCACCAACGTCCAGCCGGAGCGAATTGCGCCTCTTCTGGCGGTGCCGATTGGACTGGCAGCAAGGAAGGTATAG
- a CDS encoding PilN domain-containing protein codes for MLEINLLPKEYRRRGNVLNFDKKFLYVGVAAAALVIALGSITFYQNHQIGRMEKLIAKARVEEGRYKKDIAIIDALSEVKEKILARVSAIEKLDQRRDFYIKLMEDLNSRMPEFLWMTGFAETPPSIGTTASNQPGTPGKPAAGNPPGQGGAAQPTATPVNMAVGTATIDGYSHSLNAIGSFIIGLMKSDFFDNIKLSRAVAEDVGSVTAYNFRITCNLLYDADLAKDEFEEMSEEDFDFSSTAEDQDDYTFDYFNDNYEEQ; via the coding sequence ATGTTGGAAATTAATCTACTCCCAAAAGAGTACCGGAGACGAGGGAACGTCCTCAACTTCGACAAGAAATTCCTCTACGTTGGTGTTGCTGCCGCCGCTTTAGTGATAGCGCTGGGCAGCATCACATTCTATCAGAACCATCAAATCGGGCGAATGGAAAAGCTCATTGCCAAAGCCCGTGTTGAAGAGGGCCGCTACAAGAAAGACATCGCGATTATCGATGCGCTTTCTGAAGTGAAAGAGAAGATTCTCGCGCGCGTGTCGGCAATCGAAAAGCTCGACCAGCGCCGCGACTTCTATATCAAGCTGATGGAAGACCTGAATTCGCGCATGCCGGAATTCCTCTGGATGACCGGTTTTGCCGAGACTCCTCCGAGCATCGGCACCACGGCTTCCAATCAGCCTGGTACGCCCGGCAAGCCTGCCGCCGGCAATCCTCCCGGACAGGGCGGTGCCGCTCAACCGACGGCCACGCCGGTCAACATGGCAGTGGGAACGGCCACAATTGATGGCTACTCGCACAGCCTCAATGCAATCGGGTCGTTCATTATTGGTCTGATGAAATCTGACTTCTTTGACAACATCAAATTGAGCCGCGCGGTCGCCGAAGACGTCGGCTCCGTTACCGCTTACAATTTTAGAATAACCTGCAACCTCCTCTATGATGCTGATCTTGCCAAGGACGAATTCGAAGAAATGTCCGAAGAGGACTTCGACTTCTCCAGCACGGCCGAAGATCAGGATGACTACACCTTTGATTACTTCAATGACAACTACGAGGAACAGTAG
- the pilO gene encoding type 4a pilus biogenesis protein PilO, giving the protein MDFKDPKTQKLLLVALVFVLALYFWHSKVYEPSSEQLSAQRANYEQVMTNLKTIELKAKSLAGLRKEYDKLLDRYQSIEQLLPEEEQVPDFLMQLHSAAMISQAKIGEVMPQMAGSESFYNTSEFGVKFVGTYHELGRFLASVANFPFITNVSRLSLKGLPPDVALQQSTDRKKGSYDTRTLEASFFLSTYFVKPEEKLKGVQFEGEEMENAN; this is encoded by the coding sequence ATGGATTTCAAAGACCCGAAAACGCAGAAGCTGCTATTAGTAGCGCTGGTATTTGTTCTGGCGCTCTATTTCTGGCACTCGAAGGTGTACGAACCTTCCAGTGAACAGCTCAGCGCTCAGCGAGCCAACTATGAACAAGTCATGACCAATCTGAAGACGATTGAGCTCAAGGCAAAATCGTTGGCCGGACTGCGCAAAGAATACGACAAGCTTCTCGATCGCTACCAGAGCATCGAACAGCTATTGCCCGAAGAAGAGCAAGTGCCGGATTTCCTGATGCAATTGCATTCGGCGGCAATGATCTCGCAAGCTAAGATCGGCGAAGTCATGCCGCAGATGGCCGGAAGCGAATCATTCTATAACACTTCCGAATTCGGCGTCAAGTTCGTCGGTACCTATCACGAACTCGGCCGCTTCCTCGCATCCGTGGCGAACTTTCCGTTCATCACGAATGTCTCGCGCCTCAGCTTGAAGGGACTGCCTCCGGATGTCGCCCTTCAGCAGTCTACCGATCGCAAGAAAGGCAGCTATGATACGCGCACTCTGGAAGCCAGTTTCTTCCTCTCAACATACTTTGTCAAGCCGGAAGAGAAACTCAAAGGCGTTCAGTTCGAAGGAGAGGAGATGGAAAATGCCAACTAA
- a CDS encoding AMIN domain-containing protein: MPTKRILAALIVLLAVASISANATVKVTNLHMVKNGQFTELTVATDGKCEFTHQIVEEAANKPYRIVVDIKDAVHGLPQHAFANLPIGMVRQIRTSQFSTDPEKIVRVVIDAVGSLTYKVKSGDNGVTLFINTPSDKDFPLWSAVAGGPAPTLVNNDPPASMPAFPGNEQNAPKIDKSDPAKADLKVASKPIDEGKLLNKPKSDSTTPQSTVAVITPTTKPTQPEQPKTEPVEKKEVVESKPVAVAPTQVEAPKPAVKIDPNLLTAIYGEDKPASPVVADNSVPAPQTKSVAPVKVDDKAQPVQKPAVKNEPAKVADSAVIPQMQNPTNAPTTQPLESIKPPKAQKTALPDVKVNPKPKYAGQDSANALESKLATALKNGTQAAEPEAAGDEAQTLAEGETAPATLSKSDAVRQKYQSSRDNKSVDASQPSDEATLAQEDAAANVPMTKIDKIRLKYKRGIKFVENDADEQQLALDETSFAEDEFVPDPQVGPYNEFLPEREIVMYNTGGRMDPFEPLVEDAQQSAGYDRIPDVESLRLVGILQDKQSSRALFEDANGYSYILKTGDRVKNGFLLSISEDRVVFQIRQYGWNRQVALDLEETH; encoded by the coding sequence ATGCCAACTAAGCGAATCCTTGCAGCTTTGATTGTGCTGCTCGCGGTTGCCTCAATCTCCGCGAACGCAACTGTCAAAGTTACAAATCTGCATATGGTCAAGAACGGCCAATTCACTGAATTGACTGTGGCGACCGACGGTAAGTGCGAATTTACGCACCAGATCGTTGAGGAAGCCGCGAATAAGCCGTATCGAATCGTCGTCGACATCAAGGATGCCGTTCACGGTTTGCCGCAACACGCATTCGCGAATCTGCCGATCGGAATGGTTCGTCAAATTCGCACCAGCCAATTCTCGACCGATCCTGAAAAGATCGTACGTGTCGTGATCGATGCCGTCGGCAGTTTGACCTACAAAGTTAAATCCGGGGACAACGGAGTAACACTCTTTATCAATACACCGTCTGACAAGGATTTCCCATTGTGGTCAGCGGTAGCAGGTGGACCGGCGCCGACGCTGGTCAACAACGACCCACCGGCTTCGATGCCGGCATTTCCGGGCAACGAGCAAAATGCACCGAAGATTGACAAGTCAGATCCGGCCAAGGCTGATCTGAAAGTAGCTTCAAAACCAATCGACGAAGGCAAGCTGCTCAACAAGCCGAAATCTGACAGCACCACGCCGCAATCAACCGTGGCAGTTATCACGCCGACTACTAAGCCGACGCAGCCGGAACAGCCGAAAACTGAGCCGGTCGAAAAGAAGGAAGTAGTCGAATCTAAGCCAGTGGCAGTTGCTCCGACGCAAGTCGAGGCTCCCAAACCGGCTGTTAAGATTGATCCGAATTTATTGACTGCAATATACGGCGAAGACAAACCGGCCTCGCCGGTCGTAGCCGACAACTCTGTTCCGGCGCCGCAAACTAAGTCAGTTGCTCCGGTCAAGGTTGATGACAAGGCCCAGCCTGTTCAAAAACCGGCTGTCAAAAACGAACCGGCTAAAGTGGCCGACTCGGCAGTGATTCCGCAAATGCAGAATCCGACCAACGCACCGACTACGCAGCCGCTGGAATCGATCAAACCGCCGAAGGCACAGAAGACCGCTTTGCCGGACGTCAAGGTGAACCCGAAGCCAAAGTATGCCGGTCAGGACAGCGCCAATGCGCTTGAGTCAAAGCTGGCGACCGCTTTGAAAAACGGCACACAAGCTGCTGAACCGGAAGCTGCCGGCGACGAAGCACAGACTCTTGCCGAAGGCGAAACCGCTCCAGCCACGCTTTCAAAGAGCGACGCTGTTCGTCAGAAGTATCAGTCGAGCCGCGACAACAAGTCGGTCGATGCTTCACAACCGTCTGACGAAGCAACGCTTGCGCAGGAAGACGCTGCGGCTAACGTGCCGATGACCAAGATTGACAAGATCCGACTGAAATACAAACGCGGCATCAAGTTCGTTGAGAACGATGCTGATGAACAGCAGTTGGCGCTTGACGAAACCAGTTTTGCCGAAGATGAATTCGTCCCGGATCCGCAGGTCGGCCCGTACAACGAATTCCTTCCGGAACGCGAAATCGTCATGTACAACACCGGCGGACGCATGGATCCATTCGAGCCGCTGGTTGAAGACGCCCAGCAGAGCGCTGGCTATGATCGCATTCCCGACGTCGAGTCACTGCGCCTCGTCGGAATTCTACAGGATAAGCAGAGCAGCCGCGCGCTTTTTGAAGATGCCAACGGCTACTCCTATATCCTGAAAACCGGTGACCGTGTGAAGAACGGCTTCCTGCTCTCGATCTCCGAAGATCGCGTCGTGTTCCAGATTCGCCAATACGGCTGGAATCGCCAGGTTGCCCTTGACCTTGAAGAAACGCACTAA
- the pilQ gene encoding type IV pilus secretin PilQ has translation MMILKKLYSTILVVAIALAASFAFSQSATAQDDPSAPIKNLSFQNADIRTVIGFLADYGQKNIVTNPEVQGNVTFSLKKVTWSEALDIVCKTYGLTAVAENDYIRVVPTKIYLDEVSTMEKHLSEKEKLTELNTSVMKIDNAAAEDLQKTVTPLLSERGKVQIDKRTNNLVVRDVPSNLAKIETLVSKLDYATKQIKISTQMIEVSTSALQEYGIDWTATGFKKTSSGKEYSQESSQNLDKVGDPAGTFSFTTLQDGWDLTATISALISNGNGKVVAHPEITTVDNKEARIQMGQKIPIKTFDQSGNVVITFEEVGTLLRVTPHVTEENKILMQLRPERSSYTFDPNGVIINTSNAETNVVVENGQTAVIGGLTTQDVITDQSGIPILKDIPLLGYLFRYERKRVENRDLLIFVTPTIVDGSLAGAVPPSDTEN, from the coding sequence ATGATGATACTCAAGAAACTCTATAGTACGATACTGGTCGTGGCGATTGCCCTCGCGGCGTCTTTCGCCTTCAGCCAGAGCGCAACAGCGCAGGACGATCCGTCGGCGCCTATTAAGAACCTCAGCTTCCAGAATGCCGACATTCGCACCGTCATCGGCTTCCTTGCCGACTACGGACAGAAGAATATCGTCACCAATCCGGAAGTTCAGGGCAATGTCACTTTCTCACTCAAAAAGGTTACGTGGAGTGAAGCACTTGACATCGTTTGCAAGACCTATGGACTTACCGCGGTCGCCGAGAATGACTACATCCGCGTAGTCCCGACCAAGATTTACCTTGATGAAGTTTCGACGATGGAAAAGCATCTCAGCGAGAAAGAAAAGCTGACCGAGCTTAACACGTCGGTAATGAAGATCGACAACGCTGCAGCAGAAGACTTGCAGAAGACCGTCACCCCGCTGCTCTCCGAGCGCGGCAAGGTGCAAATCGACAAGCGCACCAACAACCTTGTGGTTCGCGATGTGCCGTCGAATTTGGCGAAGATCGAAACTCTCGTTTCGAAGCTTGACTATGCTACCAAGCAAATCAAGATCTCGACCCAGATGATCGAAGTTTCGACCTCCGCACTGCAGGAGTATGGTATCGACTGGACCGCTACCGGTTTCAAGAAGACCAGCTCCGGTAAGGAATACAGTCAGGAATCAAGCCAGAATCTTGACAAAGTCGGCGATCCGGCTGGTACGTTCAGCTTCACGACGCTTCAAGACGGCTGGGATCTGACTGCTACCATCTCCGCATTGATTTCCAACGGCAACGGCAAGGTCGTCGCCCATCCGGAGATTACCACGGTCGACAACAAAGAGGCCCGCATTCAGATGGGTCAGAAGATTCCGATCAAGACGTTTGACCAGTCCGGTAACGTCGTAATCACTTTCGAAGAAGTTGGTACGTTGTTGCGTGTAACGCCGCACGTCACTGAAGAAAACAAGATTCTCATGCAGCTTCGCCCCGAACGTTCATCATATACGTTCGATCCGAACGGCGTAATCATCAACACCAGCAATGCCGAAACCAACGTGGTCGTCGAAAACGGCCAGACCGCCGTCATCGGCGGCCTGACGACGCAAGACGTCATCACCGATCAGTCCGGCATTCCGATTCTCAAGGACATTCCGTTGCTCGGCTACCTCTTCCGCTATGAGCGCAAGCGAGTCGAAAACCGTGATCTCTTAATCTTTGTCACTCCTACAATTGTCGATGGTAGTCTGGCCGGTGCCGTTCCGCCATCTGACACTGAAAATTAA
- a CDS encoding Ig-like domain-containing protein, which produces MNSLSLSSKIASGFAVLLLAAFAFFIAGCGDDTLSGGGNYFVEQIVSTPTSEVDKGSTVVVEALVTDADGEPVSGRTVVFSVTQTSLGYFTPTTDTSDADGIVASLFTASSAGSATLTATVGGNSLSKALRINESAVSTGRVSIVVTPALMTANGADSATVIVSAVNNDETPVADGTVIFLTAGERFVDKDKDGYYTQGIDSLMFDANANGRWDPIGSIPSTATTVGGQVSVTYYAGSQATTVYLRATMIDGSDYDYTEVSAKLNPNTTVASISLTHNGEDLRVKGVGGIEFSVVTATGYDEFGNTIPEGIPIDFTIANGPNGGENIQAQGYGPVSVNSNSQGQASVTVYSGTISGTIRLRASSGAVLSAVTHLTINAGPPAHISIGAGTCNVRSWDVVNALNRVAVNVVDIWGNPVPDSTAVYFSTEEGFVVAQALTGVNFPKGICEVDWHSGNPRNDGIVYIYASTSGGTVGDTVAFISSGPATDVAVLEYPSSLIADGESKGKVMVRVLDLNSNYVVAGTPVKFETDFGQINGGSTQDGCYGSLYEVNYVSEVLKLDYSPNSPDDGIGAVAIVSVNAGGVVGPNTFFQTLFLTGNTYVGNSDIIIDPEIEPGSTVPFSVVVKDRAGNPLGGHRLQITTSFGTLSSSVLITDSYGEANLFFSAPAAVGAAIVTVTDTDPRGGVSFAKKVKVKNEE; this is translated from the coding sequence ATGAATTCACTTTCACTGTCGAGTAAGATAGCCTCGGGCTTCGCAGTGCTGTTGCTTGCTGCCTTTGCGTTCTTCATCGCCGGTTGCGGCGACGACACGCTCTCCGGCGGCGGCAACTACTTCGTCGAGCAGATTGTCTCGACGCCGACCTCCGAGGTTGACAAAGGCTCCACTGTCGTGGTGGAAGCTCTTGTTACCGATGCCGACGGCGAACCGGTTTCCGGCCGCACGGTCGTCTTTTCAGTAACTCAGACTTCGCTCGGATATTTCACGCCTACAACAGATACATCCGATGCTGACGGTATCGTCGCTTCGTTGTTCACCGCTTCGTCTGCCGGTAGCGCTACGCTCACCGCGACGGTCGGTGGAAACAGCTTGAGCAAAGCGCTCCGCATCAATGAGTCCGCTGTCTCGACCGGTCGCGTTTCGATCGTCGTAACGCCGGCTTTGATGACCGCCAATGGCGCCGATTCGGCAACAGTCATTGTATCAGCTGTTAATAACGACGAAACTCCGGTTGCCGATGGTACGGTCATTTTCCTTACCGCCGGTGAGCGCTTTGTCGACAAGGACAAAGACGGCTACTACACGCAGGGGATCGACAGCTTGATGTTCGATGCCAACGCCAACGGGCGCTGGGATCCGATCGGATCGATTCCTTCGACTGCCACTACTGTGGGCGGACAGGTTTCTGTCACCTATTATGCAGGCAGCCAGGCAACCACTGTCTATCTTCGCGCCACGATGATTGACGGTTCAGATTACGATTACACTGAAGTTTCCGCCAAGCTCAATCCGAACACGACCGTCGCGTCGATTTCACTCACTCATAATGGTGAAGACTTGCGCGTCAAGGGCGTCGGCGGTATTGAGTTCAGCGTCGTCACCGCTACCGGATACGACGAATTTGGCAATACCATTCCTGAAGGCATTCCGATTGATTTCACAATTGCCAACGGCCCGAACGGCGGCGAGAATATTCAGGCTCAGGGCTACGGTCCGGTCAGCGTGAATTCAAACTCGCAAGGTCAGGCCTCTGTCACCGTGTACTCGGGTACGATCTCCGGAACGATCCGCCTTCGTGCATCGTCCGGCGCAGTGCTCTCGGCGGTGACTCATCTCACTATCAATGCGGGTCCGCCGGCTCACATCAGCATCGGCGCGGGCACCTGCAACGTGCGGTCATGGGATGTGGTAAACGCACTTAATCGTGTCGCCGTTAACGTCGTCGACATCTGGGGCAACCCGGTACCTGATTCGACTGCTGTTTACTTCAGCACCGAAGAAGGTTTTGTAGTCGCTCAAGCTCTCACCGGCGTCAACTTCCCGAAGGGTATATGCGAAGTTGATTGGCATTCAGGCAATCCGCGTAACGACGGTATTGTCTACATATATGCCTCCACGTCCGGCGGAACCGTTGGTGACACTGTGGCATTCATCAGCTCCGGACCTGCGACCGATGTTGCTGTCCTTGAGTATCCGAGTTCGTTGATCGCCGACGGCGAATCAAAGGGCAAGGTGATGGTGCGTGTGCTCGACTTGAACTCGAACTATGTCGTTGCCGGTACTCCAGTAAAATTTGAGACCGACTTCGGCCAGATCAATGGCGGAAGCACGCAAGACGGATGCTATGGATCGCTTTACGAAGTCAATTACGTTTCTGAAGTATTAAAGCTCGACTACTCGCCGAATTCTCCGGATGACGGTATCGGCGCAGTCGCGATCGTCTCCGTGAATGCGGGCGGCGTCGTCGGTCCGAACACGTTCTTCCAGACGTTGTTCCTTACCGGCAACACCTATGTCGGCAATAGCGATATTATCATCGATCCGGAAATCGAACCGGGCTCGACCGTTCCGTTCTCCGTAGTCGTGAAAGATCGTGCCGGCAATCCGCTCGGCGGCCATCGCCTGCAGATAACGACCAGCTTCGGTACGCTCTCAAGTTCGGTCCTGATAACTGATTCTTACGGCGAAGCCAACTTGTTCTTCTCCGCACCGGCAGCAGTCGGAGCGGCAATTGTAACAGTAACTGATACCGACCCCCGCGGTGGCGTCAGCTTTGCCAAGAAGGTCAAGGTTAAGAACGAAGAGTAA
- a CDS encoding AMP-binding protein codes for MLIQDLLFKSAGTNADRPAFWLRAQDGFTPLSYSELVKKVNAIAAGLPQLGHKLGMRVGIYAANSPEWCMVYMTILAAGGVVVPLDPQLKYLELRTIINKSDMRYIFCSQSSYADLMELKSMSAPYPEVIAIDPPIDTVVPDQMTLEQIEELGREQEVPKHDTKPTDLAVLIFTSGTSGDSKGVMLSHDNIVSDIEPVLARVPIRSDDRFLSVLPLHHTFESTCGFIFPLSIGASIGYVRSLKSADLMADIKALRATVMCGVPLLYEKMYWGIQRALQKKPLVARLYVDLGSKISDISKSVFNVPAGKLIFKSLRSKAGLDSIRFFVSGGAALDPGVSRYFNNLGIVLLQGYGLTETSPILSVNRESDNNYASAGMPLDGVDIKILDKNEQGIGEIAARGRMIMMGYFQDSEATAAVMRDGYFATGDLGYLDDKGHIHITGRKKNVIITPAGKNIYPEEIEAVIDTSPLVAECSVLPRPKGTGQEPIVVVVPDFECIASMNENVVPSDEEIRKIIKTEVLTLCEQLAEYKRVKDVIIMTEELPKTSTRKVKRYVLLDTLQKLGEL; via the coding sequence ATGCTGATTCAAGATCTGCTTTTCAAATCAGCCGGCACCAATGCTGACCGGCCGGCATTCTGGCTCAGGGCGCAAGATGGATTCACACCGCTCAGTTATTCTGAGCTGGTGAAGAAGGTCAACGCCATTGCCGCCGGACTGCCGCAACTTGGGCATAAGCTGGGTATGCGCGTCGGAATATATGCCGCCAATTCACCCGAGTGGTGCATGGTCTACATGACGATTCTCGCGGCTGGCGGAGTTGTGGTTCCGCTCGATCCGCAGTTGAAGTATCTTGAGTTGCGCACCATCATCAACAAGTCCGACATGCGCTATATCTTCTGTTCGCAGTCGTCCTACGCGGACCTGATGGAATTGAAATCAATGTCGGCGCCTTACCCCGAAGTTATTGCGATTGATCCGCCAATTGATACAGTTGTTCCCGATCAAATGACTCTTGAGCAGATCGAAGAACTTGGCCGCGAACAGGAAGTGCCCAAGCACGACACCAAGCCGACGGATCTTGCGGTTCTGATTTTTACTTCCGGGACCTCCGGCGATTCCAAGGGTGTGATGCTGTCGCATGACAACATCGTGTCGGATATCGAGCCGGTGTTGGCGCGTGTGCCGATTCGGAGCGATGATCGCTTCTTGTCGGTGCTGCCGCTGCATCACACGTTCGAATCGACCTGCGGATTTATCTTCCCGCTGTCGATTGGCGCCTCGATAGGGTATGTCCGCTCGCTTAAGTCTGCCGATTTGATGGCAGATATCAAGGCGTTGCGCGCGACTGTCATGTGCGGTGTGCCACTACTGTATGAAAAGATGTACTGGGGGATTCAGCGAGCATTGCAAAAGAAGCCGCTGGTTGCCCGTCTGTATGTCGATCTCGGCAGTAAGATTTCCGATATCTCGAAATCAGTATTCAATGTTCCGGCAGGGAAGTTGATCTTCAAGTCGCTTCGTTCAAAAGCCGGTCTTGATTCGATTCGATTTTTCGTTTCCGGCGGCGCTGCGCTGGATCCGGGCGTATCCCGCTATTTCAATAATCTCGGGATTGTATTGCTGCAGGGATATGGCTTGACCGAGACTTCGCCGATCTTGTCGGTCAATCGCGAGTCAGATAACAATTATGCTTCCGCCGGGATGCCGCTTGACGGCGTCGATATCAAGATCCTCGACAAGAACGAGCAGGGGATAGGTGAGATTGCGGCGCGCGGCAGAATGATCATGATGGGATATTTTCAGGACAGCGAAGCGACCGCAGCCGTAATGCGGGATGGATACTTCGCCACCGGCGATCTTGGCTATCTCGATGACAAGGGGCATATTCATATAACCGGGCGCAAGAAGAACGTCATCATTACTCCGGCAGGGAAGAACATCTACCCGGAGGAGATCGAAGCCGTGATTGATACTTCGCCGCTCGTCGCCGAATGTTCGGTACTGCCGCGACCAAAGGGAACCGGCCAGGAGCCCATTGTCGTTGTCGTTCCTGATTTTGAGTGTATCGCGTCGATGAACGAAAACGTTGTGCCATCGGACGAGGAGATCCGCAAGATCATCAAGACGGAAGTGCTTACGCTGTGCGAGCAACTCGCAGAGTACAAGCGGGTCAAGGACGTGATCATCATGACCGAGGAACTTCCCAAGACGTCGACGCGCAAGGTCAAGCGCTATGTCCTTCTCGATACTTTGCAGAAGCTCGGCGAACTATAG